Within Mongoliitalea daihaiensis, the genomic segment CCTAACGTGTGACATTTCTACTGTACACACTGTACACACTTTTGTTTTGCCTACTGTACACACTTTTGTGCACACTCACTGATACGATTTGTTACGAGTTGATACAGTGACCCGAATGGGCTGAACATAAAAAAAGACGGTTTTAAGGCCGTCTTTTAAGATGTAACAGTTAAATGTTTGGTCACGTACACTAAAACTGAAACAAAATTCTGAATTTTCCCTCTTTTATAGTGCTTGAAACTCTTGGGAAAAATGCCCAAAATCCGTTGATTTTAGGCCGTTGCAGAGAGTGGGGGATTCGAACCCCCGGTACGGCATTACCCGTACGACAGTTTAGCAAACTGCTGGTTTAAGCCACTCACCCAACTCTCTTTATCAAAACAAGCTTTGCTGCTTTGTTTGAACAGTGCAAATATAATTCATAAAAATCGGAATAAGCAATCATCAGAACTCCTTTGGTACATAATTTTAACCAATTTGAAGCAGATACTTTCTAAGGGATTGAAATTCAGTTTAAAAATTTTACAGGAAATAAGTTGAAAAAATAAGTGCTATTGAGAGTAAATCTACATTTGTGCAAGTGAAATCCTACAAACATTAAGAGGTATTGAACTTATACGGCATATAATAGCAATATAATCAGATAAAAATACCGCTAACAGGGTATTTTTTAAGCTAATTTACTTTCCTAAATTAGTGTTCGAAAATCGGTAATATCATTCTCTTTTAAACTGTAACAATTATGATAATTCAATCTCTACATGGTGTTTTTTCAATTTCAATAGCTCCCGAAAATGAAGATAAGTTGCTTGTTCGTTCGAATAATATAGATAGTCTTTGCAGATTATTTGATAAAAGAAGGGTAAAATCTATCAACTTCCCATCTCGCGCTTATGGTGTATCAATCTGTAAAGAAGAATTATCAAATGTTTTAATTAAAATGGTAAAGCAGATTGACTATGATGATTTCGATCAATATATGAGTGATCTTGTTTTGGAAAAAGAAAACTTATTTGTCAATATCGTTCAATAAGACTGATTCAATTTAAATTAACCATACTTCTACTCACTTTTATCAATTTAAAAATCTATTTTAGGGACATATATTCTTATCAATTTCAAAGATAATTCTAAGCATGTCCCAATCATCAAGCATAACATCTCATATTCCTGAATTCCTTAACGCATCAAATTCGCTGTTTTCAGTCTTCTTGGATTTTGATGGGCATATTGTTCAAATAGGTCATTTGCTCCGTCAAGTATTTGAAGATACTGATTTTGCTCTTTCCAAAAGATTTTCTTTTGCAGAGCTTATTGATGCAGATGAATTGAAATCCTTTCATGAAATGTTGATGGAGGTTATAGAACGACCTACTATATCTTCTTCATACATTTTTTCTCATAAATATGCGGTAGTAAATTGGGAATTCACAGCTGTAAAAGAGGGAGAAGATTATGTAGGTGTACTAGGTGTAGGTTTTCCCATTTCTACAGCTAAAAATATTACCGAAAGGCCCATCAACCTGGATACTATCAATCAGCAATCCGATGCTTTAATTCGAATCAATCAAAGTTGGGAGATCATTTCAGTAAATGAAATTGCTAAGCCTTATTTCAAATCCCATGAAACATTGGTGGGTCAAAAGATTTGGTACGCTTTTGTACATGAGCAAATCTTTAAGCATGCTCACGAATTTAAGGAGGCTAAAGAGACTAAAATGATGAGAATCTTTGAAGATGTTTTTCCTTCTTTAGGCAAGCACTTGAAGTTTTTTATAATCCCTCAAAAGACATATTTAGATTTGATTATTCAAGATAAAACAGAAATCAATGTGCTTTCTAAGGAATTGATAGAGAAGGATCTGATGGTCCATTCAATTATTGAAAGTATGGAGGAGGCAGTTTTCTTTGTCGGAAGGGATTTGAGGATTTTACAGTTTAATGAAAAGGCCCTTCAGCATGCACGTTCTGACTTTAATAAAAGTTTAAAGGTAGGAGATAAGTTTTTAAATTTTTTAATGGACGGTGTTGATGATCGTTTATTGGGTGAAATCGAAAATATTTTTGAAGGGAAAGAGGTGACTTTTGAACTGGAAGTTCCTAACCATAGAACATCAAACTTGAATTGGTTCGATTTTAAATTCATTCCATTTAAAGATTTTCATGGTAATGTAATTGGATTTATTTACCTCAATAAAAATATCAATTTTGAAAAGAAAAGTATTCAAAAAATCACTCAAAGAAATACCGTATTAAGAGAGGTAGTCTATGATCAAACTTTTCAGATGCGGACGCCACTCTCTTCGATCCTTGGTTTATTAGAGTTGATGGATAAAAGTTTACTAGATAAGGAAAACTTAAAATACCTAAGCTACTTAAAGACTTTGGCAGCTAATCTTGATGAGATCATCAGAACCAATTCAAAAAGAGCAAGTGACTTGGATTGAGTTTTTTTCTTTGCGGCAAATCAAACATTTTTCTTAAACAGCCTGTTGAAATATTGTTTTATGCAAATTAATCGAGCGGAGATGAAAGAATATAGTTTAAATAGCAACGGTAATTCATACAATGAGTATGCTATGGATGAGCCAAATATTTTGGTGAAGGATGCGATTTTTGTGAGACATAAAGGCAACTTAGTAAAAGTGAAATTTTCAGATATTCTTTGGATGAAAGGAGATGGTAATTATACGACTTTGGTAACAAGGCAAGAAGTTTATTCATTGAGAAATATTTTAAAAGAATTGGAAGCAGTGCTTCCAGCCAATGAGTTTATCCGTATTCATAAAAGCTACATTGTTAGACTTGACGAAATAATCTCCATTAATCCAAGGGAATTAACGGTTTCGAAGGATACAGTTCCTGTCGGAAGAACCTACTATCAAAGTTTATTGAATTGTATCAATAAACTTGGATCATCTAATCTTGATTAAAAAGTCTTCTTAAAAGTTTCTCTTCACTCATCTTAACTACCTAATAAAAAAGCAACTCAATTTTTAAATGTTGAGTTGCTCTTTTGTTATGTTTTTTAATTTTTATCTCAAACCTTCCAAAGCAAACTGCTGTCCCCATAACTCAAAAATCTATACTCTTTTGTCAAAGCTTCAGTATAGATTGATCTCCATTGATTGTTGGTAAAAGCAGCGACTAATAAGATAAGGGTGGAAGAAGGCTGATGGAAATTAGTTACTAGTCCGTCACATACTTTAAATTGGTAGCTTGGAAAAATAAAAATCTCAGTTGTTCCTGTGATTTCTTCCAATTCAAATGCATCCATATAATGTAGAATAATCGTAAAAGCTTCTTGCCTTGTCAAGGGTTTTCCTGTATACTCATAGGGGAAGAGCTTTGGGATGGCAAAACTTGCAGATGGATTTTCAGACAAAAGAACTCCATACCAATACAAGGATTCCAATGAACGCATCGAGGTTGTGCCAACAGCAATTATTTCTTGATTATGACTTGCTAAGGCTTCGATTGTCCTATAGTCTACCACCACTTGTTCGCTATGCATCGCATGCTCTTTAACATTGCTTACCTTGATAGGCTGAAAGGTACCAGCAGAAACATGGAGTGTCAAAAATTCCTCTTGTATGCCTTTTCCCTTCAAGGCACTCAATACCTCATCCGTAAAGTGAAGACCTGCTGTAGGTGCAGCAACTGCTCCTTCTTTTTTGGAATAAACCGTCTGATATCGAGGCTTATCTTCCGCAGTAGGTTTCCGGTTAAGATATGGGGGGAGTGGTACTTCTCCAGTAGCTTCTACAATATCTACAAAGGCATGCTCCGTATCCCATTCAAATTGCACTGTTTTTTGACCACGGTCGATTAGAAAAGCAGAAATAATCAGCGATTCATCGCCAATGTTAATTTCACCTTTCAATACTTCTCCATCCTTCCATTTTTTGAGATTTCCAATCATACATTCCCAACTAACAGAATGCTTGGCTTGCATTACTTCATTGATTACTGTACTTGGACCCAATGGTTTGAGCAAAAATAATTCAATCTTTGCACCGGAAGCTCTTTGAAAAATCATTCGGGCAGGTATAACTTTGGTGTTATTAAACACCATCATACTACTACTTGGGATAAATTCTGGTAGTTCATAAAAATGTTGATGGGAAATAATCCCATCTCTGAAATGCAACAATCTGGAATGATCGCGCTTTTCCAGGGGGAATTTAGCAATCCGCTCTTCTGGAAGTGTATAATCGTAATCTGATAGTTTGACTGTTTCTGAAAGTTCAAACATGTGGGTGTGATTCTTGGTTTAAATTAGCTACAAATATAGAACGAATGTCTTCAATTCACTCCATCCGATTCTCATACGTTTCCCATCTTTTGAAGTTTAACTTTGATGCAGGCACCTCTAGAGGGGTCTTACGTGAAAAGACAACTTATTTTATCCAAGCATCTTGTCAAAAGTTTATGCATGTTGGTTGGGGTGAAGCAGCACCTTTGGTTAACTTAAGCGTAGACGATATCCCAGATTTTGAAGAATATTTAAAAAAGTATTGCGATGACTTGGTATTTGAATGGGATTCAAGTGATCACAATCCTACCAAGACAGTATTAGATTGGTGTGCAAACTTCATTCCTGCTCAATTTCCAAGCATCCGCTTTGCTTTTGAAACAGCCTTGTTAGATTTTGTCCATGGGGGGAAAAGGTTGGTTTTTGATACTGATTTTTATACTTCCGAAAAGCCAATTCCCATTAATGGATTGATTTGGATGGGGGAAAGAGAGTTTATGTATGAGCAGATCAATGAAAAACTGGCTAATGGCTTTACATGTATTAAAATGAAAATTGGTGCGATTGATTTTGAGGAGGAATGTAAGTTATTAGAATATATCCGTTCCCGCTTTTCTGCAGATCAAATCACTTTACGAGTAGACGCAAATGGAGCATTCAGTGCTTCTGAAGCACTGAACAAGTTAAAAAGGTTATCAGAATTTCAACTTCATTCCATTGAACAGCCTATCGCTACCGGTCAATGGAAAGAAATGGCAGCATTGTGTCAACAAACGCCTCTTTCGATAGCGTTGGATGAGGAATTGATAGGAATATATGGGTTTGAGCAGCGCAGGCAATTACTAGATCAAATCAAACCACAATACATTATTTTAAAACCTAGCTTAGTGGGAGGATTGAAGGATTCACAAGAGTGGATTAGACTAGCAGAAGAGCGGGGGATAGGCTGGTGGATGACTTCTGCACTGGAAAGTAATGTGGGATTAAATGCTATTGCACAATTTACATCAACCTATCAAGGTTTAATGCATCAAGGTCTTGGGACTGGGCAATTATTTACCAACAATATAGACTCCCCACTCGTGGTAAAAAATGGATTTATTTCCTATAAAAAAGAGTTGCTTTGGTCCGAAATCTCATAAAAAAAGCCCCTCATAAGAGGGGCTTTTACTAGATGTCAATGCGTTTGTATATATAGATTAAACTACTTTTACATTCACTGCATTTAGGCCTTTTCTTCCTTCTTTAAGGTCGAAAGTAACTTCGTCATCTTCTCTGATTTCGTCAATCAAACCTGTTACGTGAACGAAATACTCCTTAGATGATTCGTTGTCAACGATAAAA encodes:
- a CDS encoding LytR/AlgR family response regulator transcription factor; this translates as MQINRAEMKEYSLNSNGNSYNEYAMDEPNILVKDAIFVRHKGNLVKVKFSDILWMKGDGNYTTLVTRQEVYSLRNILKELEAVLPANEFIRIHKSYIVRLDEIISINPRELTVSKDTVPVGRTYYQSLLNCINKLGSSNLD
- a CDS encoding cold-shock protein; translated protein: MNTGKVKFFNESKGFGFIVDNESSKEYFVHVTGLIDEIREDDEVTFDLKEGRKGLNAVNVKVV
- a CDS encoding S-adenosylmethionine:tRNA ribosyltransferase-isomerase, whose amino-acid sequence is MFELSETVKLSDYDYTLPEERIAKFPLEKRDHSRLLHFRDGIISHQHFYELPEFIPSSSMMVFNNTKVIPARMIFQRASGAKIELFLLKPLGPSTVINEVMQAKHSVSWECMIGNLKKWKDGEVLKGEINIGDESLIISAFLIDRGQKTVQFEWDTEHAFVDIVEATGEVPLPPYLNRKPTAEDKPRYQTVYSKKEGAVAAPTAGLHFTDEVLSALKGKGIQEEFLTLHVSAGTFQPIKVSNVKEHAMHSEQVVVDYRTIEALASHNQEIIAVGTTSMRSLESLYWYGVLLSENPSASFAIPKLFPYEYTGKPLTRQEAFTIILHYMDAFELEEITGTTEIFIFPSYQFKVCDGLVTNFHQPSSTLILLVAAFTNNQWRSIYTEALTKEYRFLSYGDSSLLWKV
- a CDS encoding o-succinylbenzoate synthase; this encodes MSSIHSIRFSYVSHLLKFNFDAGTSRGVLREKTTYFIQASCQKFMHVGWGEAAPLVNLSVDDIPDFEEYLKKYCDDLVFEWDSSDHNPTKTVLDWCANFIPAQFPSIRFAFETALLDFVHGGKRLVFDTDFYTSEKPIPINGLIWMGEREFMYEQINEKLANGFTCIKMKIGAIDFEEECKLLEYIRSRFSADQITLRVDANGAFSASEALNKLKRLSEFQLHSIEQPIATGQWKEMAALCQQTPLSIALDEELIGIYGFEQRRQLLDQIKPQYIILKPSLVGGLKDSQEWIRLAEERGIGWWMTSALESNVGLNAIAQFTSTYQGLMHQGLGTGQLFTNNIDSPLVVKNGFISYKKELLWSEIS
- a CDS encoding PAS domain-containing protein, whose amino-acid sequence is MSQSSSITSHIPEFLNASNSLFSVFLDFDGHIVQIGHLLRQVFEDTDFALSKRFSFAELIDADELKSFHEMLMEVIERPTISSSYIFSHKYAVVNWEFTAVKEGEDYVGVLGVGFPISTAKNITERPINLDTINQQSDALIRINQSWEIISVNEIAKPYFKSHETLVGQKIWYAFVHEQIFKHAHEFKEAKETKMMRIFEDVFPSLGKHLKFFIIPQKTYLDLIIQDKTEINVLSKELIEKDLMVHSIIESMEEAVFFVGRDLRILQFNEKALQHARSDFNKSLKVGDKFLNFLMDGVDDRLLGEIENIFEGKEVTFELEVPNHRTSNLNWFDFKFIPFKDFHGNVIGFIYLNKNINFEKKSIQKITQRNTVLREVVYDQTFQMRTPLSSILGLLELMDKSLLDKENLKYLSYLKTLAANLDEIIRTNSKRASDLD